The Arachis ipaensis cultivar K30076 chromosome B05, Araip1.1, whole genome shotgun sequence nucleotide sequence AATAGTAAAACAACATAATTGTAGAGTCATGTTAATTATTTGAACATCTAACTAGTGAAGTTGAATCAGATTAGAGTAAGATGATCACAAAAATGATTAAAACAATCCTTCTCATCCCTTCTCAATTCATTATTTTCCTTCTCATCAACTCAGTACTACTCTCAGACACTGTAATGGCAGAACCAAGGGCAAGAACAATCCAAATAGCATGTGGTCATCAACTAGAGCACAATAGCACCATCTATGTTCCGAATTTCGTTGCAACCATGGAGAAAATCAGTGAACAGATGCGAAGTACCGGCTTTGGAACAACAGTTACAGGGACAGGACTTGATACTAACTATGGCCTAGCTCAGTGCTATGGAGATCTTTCATTGCTTGATTGTGTGCTATGTTATGCTGAGGCAAGGACGGTTCTTCCTCAGTGCTTCCCTTTCAATGGTGGCCGCATTTACCTCGATGGTTGCTTCATGAGGGCCGAGAATTATAGCTTCTTTGATGAGTATACAGGAGCAGGAGATAATGCAGTGTGTGGGAACAGAACAAGGAAGAACTCAAGTTTTCAAGAATCTGCAAAGCAAGCAATTCTAACAGCAGTTCAAGATGCACTTAGCAATAAAGGATATGCTAGAGGGAAGGTCGCCGTGGCCGGAACGGTTAATGAGTCTGCTTATGTGCTGGCTGATTGTTGGAGGACTTTGAACACAAGCTCTTGTAAAGCATGTCTTCAGAATGCATCAGCTTCTCTGTTGGGATGCTTGCCTTGGGAAGAAGGCCGCGCGCTTAACACCGGTTGCTTCATGAGGTTCTCAGACAAAGATTTCCTCAACAAGCAGCAGGAAAATGGAAGCTCAAAGGGTAAATGAATCTTGAGAATTTAGAAAAGTTTACACATTTTTTGTAATTGTAAATCCTGAGAACAGTTTTGTTTTCTGATTTGTGCAGGTAATGTAATAGTTCTGGTGGTTGCAGTGGTTAGTTCATTGATTGTTTTTGTGGTTGGAATAGCTATTGGGATATATATCTTGAAACTTAGATAcattcaaaagaaaagaagaggtaAGTGACTTGTCTAATTAATACCTATGAATCATCAATGTGTTATATAACAACTATGTTTAAGTATGTATGCCAATGCTTATTCTGGAATTCAGGTTCATATGATACAGAAAAGCTAGCAAAGTCCCTTCGCCGCAGTAGCCTGAATTTCAAGTACACTTCACTGGAAAGGGCTACTGGATCCTTTGATGAGACTAACAAGTTAGGACAAGGAGGGTTTGGAACAGTTTACAAAGTAGTTATCTTATCTGCATACCTATATCCCAACCATTTTAACATAAGAATGCAACTATATAACAATTTTCTATTGCAGGGAGTTCTACCTGATGGAAGAGAGATTGCTATCAAGAGGCTATATTTCAATAACAAACATAGAGCAGGAGATTTCTACAATGAAGTGAACATAATCAGTAGCGTGGAACACAAGAATCTAGTCCGACTGTTAGGATGCAGTTGTTCAGGACCCGAAAGCCTGCTTGTGTATGAATATCTGCCCAACAGAAGTCTCGATCGCTTCATTTTTGGTAATTCCCAAACTCATGCCATAGGTTTCCCCTTCTAAGATATGAAATCCTACACTTTTACTATCATTGCTTATATCCTAACCATAGTACTTCTCAATGTAAACATTGTAGACAAGAATAAGGGAAGAGAACTGAACTGGGAGAAGAGATACGAAATCATCATTGGGACAGCTGAAGGATTAGCATACCTACATGAGAATTCTAAAACCAAAATAATTCACAGAGATATAAAAGCCAGCAACATCCTCTTGGATGCAAAGCTTCGTGCTAAAATCGCAGATTTTGGCTTGGCTAGATCCTTTCAAGAAGATAAGAGCCATATAAGTACAGCTATTGCAGGAACTTTGTAAGTACCTCTAATCCCNNNNNNNNNNNNNNNNNNNNNNNNNNNNNNNNNNNNNNNNNNNNNNNNNNNNNNNNNNNNNNNNNNNNNNNNNNNNNNNNNNNNNNNNNNNNNNNNNNNNNNNNNNNNNNNNNNNNNNNNNNNNNNNNNNNNNNNNNNNNNNNNNNNNNNNNNNNNNNNNNNNNNNNNNNNNNNNNNNNNNNNNNNNNNNNNNNNNNNNNNNNNNNNNNNNNNNNNNNNNNNNNNNNNNNNNNNNNNNNNNNNNNNNNNNNNNNNNNNNNNNNNNNNNNNNNNNNNNNNNNNNNNNNNNNNNNNNNNNNNNNNNNNNNNNNNNNNNNNNNNNNNNNNNNNNNNNNNNNNNNNNNNNNNNNNNNNNNNNNNNNNNNNNNNNNNNNNNNNNNNNNNNNNNNNNNNNNNNNNNNNNNNNNNNNNNNNNNNNNNNNNNNNNNNNNNNNNNNNNNNNNNNNNNNNNNNNNNNNNNNNNNNNNNNNNNNNNNNNNNNNNNNNNNNNNNNNNNNNNNNNNNNNNNNNNNNNNNNNNNNNNNNNNNNNNNNNNNNNNNNNNNNNN carries:
- the LOC107643329 gene encoding cysteine-rich receptor-like protein kinase 2 — protein: MITKMIKTILLIPSQFIIFLLINSVLLSDTVMAEPRARTIQIACGHQLEHNSTIYVPNFVATMEKISEQMRSTGFGTTVTGTGLDTNYGLAQCYGDLSLLDCVLCYAEARTVLPQCFPFNGGRIYLDGCFMRAENYSFFDEYTGAGDNAVCGNRTRKNSSFQESAKQAILTAVQDALSNKGYARGKVAVAGTVNESAYVLADCWRTLNTSSCKACLQNASASLLGCLPWEEGRALNTGCFMRFSDKDFLNKQQENGSSKGNVIVLVVAVVSSLIVFVVGIAIGIYILKLRYIQKKRRGSYDTEKLAKSLRRSSLNFKYTSLERATGSFDETNKLGQGGFGTVYKGVLPDGREIAIKRLYFNNKHRAGDFYNEVNIISSVEHKNLVRLLGCSCSGPESLLVYEYLPNRSLDRFIFDKNKGRELNWEKRYEIIIGTAEGLAYLHENSKTKIIHRDIKASNILLDAKLRAKIADFGLARSFQEDKSHISTAIAGTLGYMAPEYIAHGQLTEKADVYSFGVLLLEIVTGRQNNRSKAAEYSDSLITVAWKHFQSGTAEQLFDPNLQLHDDYNNSSVKNEILRVVQIGLLCTQENHLLRPTMSKVLQMLTKKEEQLVAPSNPPFLDENTMEFCDISGDPFFPLVADDSVATMSHSSFHPR